The Kwoniella shivajii chromosome 7, complete sequence genome includes a region encoding these proteins:
- a CDS encoding aspartate-tRNA(Asn) ligase, whose amino-acid sequence MTVNATTAHTDTSSSTNPLQKLGHALKPSAIATKLHLKSSDKQIDGDTDQDGLPEQGKAAQRSEQKRQEKEEKQLKAESEKEEIERRRKESDRIASQNEDPETRNRYGDLSHPGEIILIDEIITLPEGERVTFRARIHTQRELSSKLDFIILRHRGFTIQGVLNTEEASEHMIKWTNRIPDESIVQVSGILKNPPKPINFKTDTRLELQIESIHLVEASKNIPFGLYHGTQPPPQRNRLHNRTLDLRHPSNQSIFKVRAKLLKIFRDTLDDMDFIEINTPKLQPAATESGAEVFRVNYFGRKAFLAQSPQLMKQMAISADFGRVYEIGPVFRAENSNTHRHLTEYTGLDIELSLKQDYHEVFEVLDIIMKNMFRALASMKTELARIREMWQSDDFVFLDQTPIIPFSDAVQMLRDDGRDVEEEDLSTPDEIRLGQLVKEKYGADYYIVDRFPKSARPFYTANDGKTTNSFDMFVRGQEICTGGQRINDPTALRESMRESGIIESEMEEYLSAFDWGMPPHGGAGLGLERIITFYLDLPDIRLASLFHRDPKSLPAKEASLPHPESDTMKPHDPQNPPPLEDLIANYGDATNTSWLDDRFEIWRDEHTGAAIGYVKQSNKYCMITGDPLCDDKQKSEITKRFLQFVVHELRLKPVWMLVSEEFQDILAENYGWRTLSCTEEQRSNSDKVTPEVIQNNKQEKGIFKVKEIDPDDEIIAKIDKRIEEWKSTRSERGKQIHLTEIAPWKDQKHRRYFIAETDPKKHKPTENGDENIHVDGHVKEDGVSEEPRIETLVVLTRLSPKNGYQLKWALDFPSSSHGAIESTVQTALSAVQGENVTFGSAVSENFLVSHGIGNTKSKIMERTYRGIVKSMSLDKKAGFREKFGVTGERTFICYPKHGIKMTELNEIVKFFE is encoded by the exons ATGACGGTCAATGCTACTACGGCACATACCGACACTTCGTCTTCAACCAACCCTCTGCAAAAGCTTGGACATGCTCTGAAACCCTCAGCTATAGCTACGAAACTTCATTTGAAAAGCAGTGATAAACAAATTGATGGAGatacagatcaagatggattaccTGAACAAGGCAAAGCTGCTCAACGAAGTGAACAGAAAAgacaagagaaagaggagaaacaacTCAAGGCTGAatctgaaaaagaagaaattgaaagacGTAGAAAAGAATCGGATCGAATAGCATCTCAAAATGAAGATCCTGAAACGAGAAATCGTTATGGTGATTTAAGCCATCCTGGAGAAAtcatattgattgatgaaattaTCACATTgcctgaaggtgaaagagtCACGTTCAGAGCGAGGATTCATACTCAGCGAGAATTATCATCAAAGTTAGACTTCATCATACTTCGTCATAGAGGATTCACCATCCAAGGTGTATTGAATACCGAAGAAGCGAGTGAACATATGATCAAATGGACCAACAGAATACCTGATGAATCAATAGTACAAGTTTCGGGTATATTGAAAAATCCACCTAAACCCATAAATTTCAAAACCGATACACGATTAGAATTACAAATTGAATCTATTCATCTAGTTGAAGCATCCAAAAATATCCCATTTGGTTTATATCATGGTACTCAACCACCTCCACAGAGAAATAGGCTACATAATAGGACATTGGACTTGAGACATCCTTCAAATCAATCTATATTCAAAGTTCGTGCTAAACTGTTGAAAATTTTCAGAGATACATTAGATGACATGGATTTTATTGAGATTAATACGCCGAAATTACAACCTGCAGCGACTGAATCAGGTGCAGAAGTGTTTAGAGTCAATTATTTCGGTAGGAAAGCTTTCTTAGCTCAAAGTCCTCAATTGATGAAACAGATGGCTATTTCTGCTGATTTCGGAAGGGTTTATGAG ATCGGCCCCGTTTTCAGAGCAGAGAACTCAAATACCCATCGACATCTGACAGAATATACCGGTCTTGATATCGAACTGTCCCTGAAACAAGACTACCACGAAGTTTTCGAAGTtctcgatatcatcatgaagAACATGTTCCGAGCTCTTGCCTCAATGAAGACTGAATTAGCTAGAATCAGGGAAATGTGGcaaagtgatgatttcgttTTCCTTGATCAAACTCCCATTATTCCGTTCTCAGATGCTGTCCAGATGCTTCGAGATGATGGAAGGGATGTCGAAGAGGAGGATTTGAGTACTCCGGATGAAATTCGTTTGGGTCAATTAGTGAAAGAGAAGTACGGAGCAGATTATTACATTGTCGATCGGTTCCCTAAATCCGCTCGACCATTCTATACAGCCAACGATGGAAAGACCACCAACTCTTTCGACATGTTCGTCAGAGGTCAAGAGATCTGTACCGGTGGACAAAGAATAAACGACCCTACTGCATTAAGGGAAAGTatgagagaaagtggaatcatcgaaagtgaaatggaagaatatCTGAGCGCATTCGACTGGGGTATGCCACCTCATGGAGGTGCGGGTTTAGGATTAGAACGAATTATAACATTCTATCTTGATTTACCGGATATCAGATTAGCTTCATTATTCCATCGTGATCCTAAATCACTACCTGCTAAAGAAGCATCCTTACCTCATCCTGAATCTGATACGATGAAACCACATGATCCGCAAAACCCACCACCCTTAGAAGATCTCATCGCAAATTACGGAGATGCTACCAATACATCTTGGTTGGATGATCGATTCGAGATCTGGAGAGATGAACATACAGGTGCAGCAATTGGATATGTCAAACAATCAAACAAGTATTGTATGATAACAGGTGATCCATTATGTGACGATAAACAAAAGTCGGAAATAACCAAAAGATTCTTACAATTCGTCGTACATGAATTAAGACTAAAACCTGTTTGGATGTTGGTTTCAGAAGAATTTCAAGATATTTTAGCTGAAAATTACGGATGGAGAACATTGAGTTGTACGGAAgaacaaagatcaaattccGATAAAGTGACTCCTGAAGTCATCCAAAATAACAAACAAGAAAAAGGTATtttcaaagtgaaagaaaTTGACccagatgatgaaataaTTGCTAAAATCGATAAGAGAATCgaagaatggaaatcaacaagatcagAAAGAGGTAAACAAATACATTTAACTGAAATCGCACCttggaaagatcaaaaacATCGAAGGTATTTCATCGCTGAAACTGATCCTAAAAAGCATAAACCTACCGAGAACGGTGATGAAAATATCCATGTAGATGGCCATGtaaaagaagatggagtatCAGAAGAACCTAGAATTGAAACATTGGTAGTTTTGACTCGTTTATCACCTAAAAATGGATATCAGTTAAAATGGGCCTTGGATTTCCCATCGTCATCACATGGAGCAATTGAATCAACGGTTCAAACTGCATTATCAGCAGTTCAAGGTGAAAACGTGACGTTTGGCTCAGCGGTATCTGAGAATTTCCTAGTTTCACACGGAATAGGTAATACGAAGTCCAAGATAATGGAGAGGACTTATCGTGGGATTGTGAAATCGATGAGTTTAGACAAGAAAGCTGGATTTAGAGAAAAATTCGGTGTGACCGGTGAAAGAACTTTTATCTGTTATCCTAAACACGGTATCAAAATGActgaattgaatgaaatCGTCAAGTTCTTCGAGTAG